From Pseudomonas fluorescens, one genomic window encodes:
- a CDS encoding choline ABC transporter substrate-binding protein, translating to MKRLISSCVLALSGTAFLSSGAMAADPAACQNVRMGVVNWTDVIATSAMTQVLLDGLGYKTKQTSASQQIIFAGIRDQRLDLFLGYWNPLMTQTITPFVDAKQVTVLEAPSLKDARATLAVPTYLADKGLKSFADIAKFEKELGGKIYGIEPGSGANTQIKAMIAKNQFGLGKFQLVESSEAGMLAAVDRAVRRKEAVVFFGWAPHPMNVNVQMTYLTGSDDALGPNEGMATVWTVTAPTYAERCPNIGRLLTNLTFTAEDESRMMQPLLDHKDALESARQWLKDHPQDKARWLEGVTTFDGKPAAQNLQLTSQ from the coding sequence ATGAAACGACTGATCAGCAGCTGTGTTCTTGCACTCAGCGGTACCGCATTTCTCAGTTCCGGTGCCATGGCCGCCGACCCCGCCGCGTGCCAGAACGTACGCATGGGCGTGGTGAACTGGACCGACGTGATCGCCACCAGTGCCATGACCCAGGTCCTGCTCGACGGCCTCGGCTACAAGACCAAACAAACCAGCGCGTCCCAGCAAATCATCTTCGCCGGCATCCGCGACCAGCGCCTGGACCTGTTCCTCGGCTACTGGAACCCGTTGATGACCCAAACCATCACCCCGTTCGTCGACGCCAAGCAAGTCACGGTCCTCGAAGCGCCAAGCCTCAAGGATGCCCGCGCCACTCTGGCGGTGCCCACCTACCTGGCCGACAAGGGCCTGAAATCCTTCGCCGACATCGCCAAATTCGAGAAAGAGTTGGGTGGCAAGATCTACGGCATCGAGCCCGGCTCCGGCGCCAACACCCAGATCAAGGCGATGATCGCCAAGAACCAGTTCGGTCTCGGCAAATTCCAGCTGGTGGAATCCAGTGAGGCCGGCATGTTGGCCGCTGTGGATCGGGCCGTGCGGCGCAAGGAAGCCGTGGTGTTCTTTGGCTGGGCGCCGCACCCGATGAACGTCAACGTGCAGATGACTTACCTGACCGGCAGCGACGACGCCCTCGGCCCGAATGAAGGCATGGCCACGGTCTGGACGGTCACCGCGCCGACCTACGCCGAGAGGTGCCCGAACATCGGCCGCCTGCTGACCAACCTGACGTTCACCGCCGAAGACGAGAGCCGCATGATGCAACCGCTGCTCGATCACAAGGACGCACTCGAATCGGCCCGCCAGTGGCTCAAGGATCATCCGCAGGACAAAGCGCGCTGGCTCGAAGGGGTGACCACCTTCGACGGCAAGCCAGCGGCCCAGAACCTGCAACTGACCAGCCAGTAA
- a CDS encoding DUF3010 family protein gives MKLCGIEIKGSEAIIAVASLDGSTLSHVALATKKIALADDDDAANVKLFAAQVASFVRENSIDRIAIKKRSKKGEFAGGPTTFKIEGVLQLLDGCEVTLLSPQTITAQAKKQGGELPATLNKYQHEAYKTACAALLKK, from the coding sequence ATGAAACTCTGCGGCATTGAAATCAAAGGCAGCGAAGCGATCATCGCCGTGGCCTCCCTCGACGGCTCAACCCTCAGCCACGTCGCCCTCGCCACCAAGAAAATCGCGCTGGCGGATGACGACGACGCAGCCAACGTCAAACTGTTCGCCGCGCAGGTGGCGTCCTTTGTGCGGGAAAACTCCATCGACCGCATCGCGATCAAGAAGCGCAGCAAGAAAGGTGAATTCGCCGGCGGCCCGACCACCTTCAAGATTGAAGGTGTGTTGCAACTGCTCGACGGCTGCGAGGTGACGCTGCTGTCACCGCAGACCATCACCGCACAGGCCAAAAAACAGGGCGGTGAGCTGCCGGCGACGCTGAACAAGTATCAGCATGAGGCGTACAAGACGGCGTGTGCGGCGTTGTTAAAGAAGTAA
- a CDS encoding dipeptidase, translating to MSPAELHADSIVIDGLIIAKWNRELFEDMRKGGLTAANCTVSVWEGFQATVNNIAASQKLIRENSDLVMPVRTTADIRKAKEQGKTGILFGFQNAHAFEDQIGYVEVFKQLGVGIVQMCYNTQNLVGTGCYERDGGLSGFGREIVAEMNRVGVMCDLSHVGSKTSEEVILESKKPVCYSHCLPSGLKEHPRNKSDEELKFIADHGGFVGVTMFAPFLAKGIDSTIDDYAEAIEYVMNIVGEDSIGIGTDFTQGHGQDFFEYLTHDKGYARRLTSFGKIINPLGIRTVGEFPNLTETLLKRGHPERVVRKIMGENWVNVLKDVWGE from the coding sequence ATGAGCCCAGCCGAACTGCACGCCGACAGCATCGTTATCGACGGGCTGATCATTGCCAAGTGGAACCGAGAGCTGTTTGAAGACATGCGCAAAGGCGGCTTGACCGCGGCCAACTGCACCGTGTCGGTGTGGGAAGGGTTCCAGGCCACCGTCAACAACATCGCAGCCAGCCAGAAACTGATTCGCGAGAACAGCGACCTGGTGATGCCGGTGCGCACCACCGCCGACATCCGCAAGGCCAAGGAACAGGGCAAGACCGGCATCCTCTTCGGCTTCCAGAATGCCCACGCCTTCGAAGACCAGATCGGCTATGTCGAGGTGTTCAAGCAGCTCGGCGTTGGCATCGTCCAGATGTGCTACAACACCCAGAACCTGGTAGGCACCGGCTGCTACGAGCGTGACGGCGGGCTGTCGGGTTTCGGTCGCGAGATCGTCGCCGAGATGAACCGGGTCGGCGTCATGTGCGACCTGTCCCACGTCGGTTCCAAGACCTCGGAAGAAGTCATCCTCGAATCGAAAAAACCGGTCTGCTACTCCCACTGCCTGCCGTCGGGGCTCAAGGAGCACCCGCGCAACAAGTCCGATGAAGAGCTGAAGTTCATCGCCGACCACGGCGGTTTCGTCGGCGTGACCATGTTCGCGCCGTTCCTCGCCAAGGGCATCGATTCGACCATCGACGACTACGCCGAAGCCATCGAGTACGTGATGAACATCGTCGGCGAAGACTCCATCGGCATCGGCACCGACTTCACCCAGGGCCATGGCCAGGACTTCTTCGAATACCTGACTCACGACAAGGGCTACGCCCGCCGCCTGACCAGCTTCGGCAAGATCATCAATCCGCTGGGCATCCGCACCGTGGGCGAGTTCCCCAACCTCACTGAAACCCTGCTTAAGCGCGGTCACCCGGAGCGGGTAGTGCGCAAGATCATGGGCGAGAACTGGGTGAACGTCTTGAAAGATGTTTGGGGCGAATAA
- a CDS encoding gamma-butyrobetaine dioxygenase, giving the protein MNTAAAVADFRTYPLISALHGVQNLMDRVLIEWADRRISPFHHVWLRDNCPCAECVYSVTREQLFEIVDAAPDLAPSAAYIDTDGCLRVDWQDGHLSRFDAGWLRAHAYDEQSRRERLAGKPRAHLWHSDLRLPVFDYAALMDDDQALLHWLLAVRDTGLTQVRGVPTEPGSLKLIAQRISFIRESNFGVLFNVQSKADADSNAYTAFNLPLHTDLPTRELQPGLQFLHCLVNDAEGGESIFVDGFAIADALRQEDPEAFHSLCEIPVEFRNKDRHSDYRCLAPIIALDALGRVAEIRMANFLRGAFDTSVEQMPKLYRAYRRLIGMTREPRFRLIQRLSPGELWCFDNRRTLHARNAFDPATGARHFQGCYVDRDELLSRILVLQR; this is encoded by the coding sequence ATGAACACCGCTGCCGCCGTTGCCGATTTCCGTACTTACCCGTTGATCAGCGCGCTGCACGGCGTGCAGAACCTGATGGACCGCGTGCTGATCGAGTGGGCCGATCGCCGGATCAGCCCGTTCCACCATGTCTGGCTGCGGGACAATTGCCCGTGCGCGGAATGCGTCTACAGTGTCACTCGCGAGCAACTGTTCGAGATCGTCGACGCTGCACCAGACCTGGCACCCAGCGCTGCCTATATCGATACCGACGGCTGCCTGCGCGTCGATTGGCAGGACGGCCATCTCAGCCGTTTCGACGCCGGTTGGCTGCGCGCCCACGCCTACGACGAGCAATCCCGCCGCGAACGTCTGGCGGGCAAACCTCGCGCGCATTTGTGGCACAGCGATCTGCGCCTGCCGGTATTCGACTATGCGGCGCTGATGGACGACGATCAGGCCCTGTTGCACTGGCTGCTGGCGGTGCGCGACACCGGCCTCACCCAGGTGCGTGGAGTGCCTACAGAACCGGGCTCGTTGAAGCTGATCGCCCAGCGCATATCGTTTATCCGCGAGAGCAATTTCGGCGTGCTGTTCAACGTGCAATCCAAAGCCGATGCCGACAGCAATGCCTACACTGCCTTCAACCTGCCGCTGCACACGGACCTGCCGACCCGCGAGCTGCAACCCGGCCTGCAGTTCCTGCACTGTCTGGTGAATGACGCCGAGGGTGGCGAAAGTATTTTCGTCGACGGTTTTGCGATTGCCGATGCGTTGCGCCAGGAGGATCCCGAGGCCTTCCACAGCCTGTGTGAGATCCCCGTGGAGTTTCGCAACAAGGACCGCCATAGCGACTACCGCTGCCTGGCGCCGATCATTGCCCTGGATGCATTGGGACGGGTCGCGGAGATACGCATGGCGAACTTCCTGCGCGGGGCGTTCGACACCTCGGTGGAGCAGATGCCCAAGCTGTATCGGGCCTATCGGCGATTGATCGGCATGACCCGCGAGCCGCGCTTTCGCCTGATCCAGCGACTCAGTCCCGGCGAGTTGTGGTGCTTCGACAACCGCCGCACCCTGCACGCCCGCAACGCCTTCGACCCCGCCACCGGCGCCCGGCATTTCCAGGGATGCTATGTGGATAGAGATGAGTTGTTGTCGCGGATTCTGGTGTTGCAGCGCTAG
- a CDS encoding L-carnitine dehydrogenase, translating into MSFITEIKTFAALGSGVIGSGWVSRALAHGLDVVAWDPAPGAEAALRKRVANAWGALEQQGLAPGASQDRLRFVATIEECVRDADFIQESAPERLELKLELHSKISAAAKPNALIGSSTSGLLPSEFYESATHPERCVVGHPFNPVYLLPLVEVVGGKNTAPEAVQAAMQVYESLGMRPLHVRKEVPGFIADRLLEALWREALHLVNDGVATTGEIDDAIRFGAGLRWSFMGTFLTYTLAGGDAGMRHFMAQFGPALQLPWTYLPAPELTEKLIDDVVDGTREQLGQHSISALERYRDDCLLAVLEAVKTTKARHGMSFSE; encoded by the coding sequence ATGAGCTTTATCACCGAAATCAAAACCTTCGCTGCTCTGGGCAGTGGTGTCATCGGCAGCGGCTGGGTCTCCCGCGCCCTCGCCCATGGCCTGGATGTGGTGGCCTGGGACCCGGCGCCCGGAGCCGAGGCGGCGCTGCGCAAACGCGTGGCCAATGCCTGGGGCGCGCTGGAACAACAGGGCCTGGCACCCGGCGCATCGCAGGATCGCCTGCGTTTCGTCGCCACCATCGAAGAGTGCGTGCGCGACGCCGACTTCATCCAGGAAAGCGCGCCGGAACGCCTCGAACTGAAACTTGAACTGCACAGCAAGATCAGCGCGGCAGCCAAGCCCAATGCGCTGATCGGCTCCAGCACCTCGGGCCTGTTGCCCAGCGAGTTCTACGAGAGCGCCACGCACCCCGAACGCTGCGTGGTCGGCCACCCGTTCAACCCGGTGTACCTGCTGCCGTTGGTCGAAGTAGTCGGTGGCAAGAACACCGCGCCCGAAGCGGTGCAGGCGGCGATGCAGGTCTACGAATCCCTGGGCATGCGCCCATTGCATGTGCGCAAGGAAGTACCGGGGTTCATTGCCGACCGCCTGTTGGAAGCGCTGTGGCGCGAGGCGCTGCACCTGGTCAACGACGGCGTGGCGACCACCGGTGAAATCGACGACGCGATTCGTTTTGGCGCCGGGCTGCGCTGGTCGTTCATGGGCACCTTCCTGACCTACACCCTGGCCGGTGGCGATGCCGGCATGCGTCACTTCATGGCGCAGTTCGGCCCCGCTCTGCAACTGCCCTGGACCTATCTGCCGGCACCGGAGTTGACCGAGAAACTGATCGATGATGTGGTGGACGGCACCCGCGAGCAGTTGGGCCAACACAGCATTTCGGCGCTGGAGCGCTATCGTGATGATTGCCTGTTGGCGGTGCTGGAGGCGGTGAAAACCACCAAGGCCAGGCATGGCATGAGTTTCAGCGAGTAA
- a CDS encoding GlxA family transcriptional regulator — MSQDFYFLLMPGFSAIGFISAIEPLRVANRFRGELYRWHVLSADGGPVLASNGMSLNADAALEPLKKGATLLVVAGFEPLKFLDAALAHWLRRLDHDGVTLGGIDTGSVVLAEIGLLDGHRVTLHWEAIEAFKESYPQLSVTQELFEIDRRRITSAGGTASIDLMLDLIAQAHGPELAIQVSEQFVLGRIRPRKDHQRMQVATRYGISNKKLVQVIGEMEQHSEPPLTTLQLADSIKVTRRQLERLFRLHLNDTPSNFYLRLRLEKARQLLRQTDMSVLEVSIACGFESPSYFTRSYRARFARCPREDRRTAQA, encoded by the coding sequence ATGTCTCAGGATTTCTACTTTCTGCTGATGCCGGGCTTTTCCGCCATCGGCTTCATTTCGGCGATCGAGCCGCTGCGCGTGGCCAACCGCTTTCGCGGCGAGCTGTACCGCTGGCATGTGCTGAGCGCTGACGGTGGGCCGGTGTTGGCCAGTAACGGCATGTCGCTCAACGCCGATGCGGCACTGGAGCCTTTGAAGAAGGGCGCGACCCTGTTGGTGGTCGCCGGCTTCGAGCCGCTGAAGTTCCTCGACGCGGCGCTGGCGCACTGGCTGCGCCGACTCGATCACGACGGGGTGACCCTCGGCGGTATCGACACCGGTAGCGTGGTGCTCGCCGAGATCGGCTTGCTGGACGGCCATCGCGTGACGTTGCACTGGGAGGCGATTGAAGCCTTCAAGGAATCCTATCCGCAGTTGAGCGTGACCCAGGAACTGTTTGAAATCGACCGCCGGCGCATCACCTCGGCCGGCGGCACCGCCTCCATCGACCTGATGCTCGACCTGATCGCCCAGGCCCACGGCCCGGAGCTGGCGATCCAGGTCAGCGAACAATTCGTGCTTGGACGCATCCGCCCGCGCAAGGACCACCAGCGCATGCAAGTCGCCACGCGCTACGGCATCAGCAATAAGAAGCTGGTGCAGGTGATTGGTGAGATGGAGCAGCACAGCGAGCCGCCGCTGACCACGTTGCAATTGGCGGATTCGATCAAGGTCACCCGGCGCCAACTCGAGCGCCTGTTTCGCCTGCACCTCAACGACACCCCGAGCAATTTCTACCTGCGCCTGCGCCTGGAAAAAGCCCGACAACTGCTACGTCAGACCGACATGAGCGTGCTGGAAGTGAGCATCGCCTGCGGGTTTGAATCGCCGTCGTACTTCACCCGCAGCTATCGGGCGAGGTTTGCCCGCTGTCCACGGGAAGACCGGCGAACTGCGCAGGCCTGA
- a CDS encoding DUF5943 domain-containing protein — translation MAKIAPQLPIEVDSETGVWTSDALPMLYVPRHFFVNNHMGIEEVLGADAYAEILYKAGYKSAWHWCEKEAECHGLEGVAVFEHYMKRLSQRGWGLFKIQDIDLDKGTASVKLEHSAFVYVYGKVGRKVDYMFTGWFAGAMDQILQARGSQIRTVAEQVYGGSEEGHEDGLFTVKPL, via the coding sequence ATGGCCAAGATCGCCCCGCAATTGCCAATCGAAGTCGACAGCGAGACCGGTGTCTGGACCTCCGACGCCCTGCCGATGCTGTACGTGCCACGGCATTTCTTCGTCAACAACCACATGGGCATCGAGGAAGTGCTGGGCGCCGACGCCTACGCTGAAATCCTCTACAAGGCCGGCTACAAATCCGCCTGGCACTGGTGCGAGAAAGAAGCCGAATGCCACGGCCTGGAAGGCGTCGCGGTGTTCGAGCACTACATGAAACGCCTGTCGCAACGCGGCTGGGGCCTGTTCAAGATCCAGGACATCGACCTCGACAAAGGCACCGCCAGTGTCAAGCTCGAACACTCGGCATTCGTCTACGTGTACGGCAAGGTCGGGCGCAAGGTCGACTACATGTTCACCGGCTGGTTTGCCGGGGCCATGGACCAGATCCTGCAAGCGCGCGGCAGCCAGATCCGCACTGTGGCCGAACAAGTCTACGGTGGCTCCGAAGAGGGTCACGAAGACGGCTTGTTCACCGTCAAGCCGTTGTAA
- a CDS encoding thioesterase family protein: MPTLTTYQTTIIPDWVDYNGHLRDAFYLLIFSYATDALMDRLGMDSSSREATGHSLFTLELHLNYLHEVKLDTEVEVHTQIIGHDSKRLHLYHSLHRVGDPQELAGNEQMLLHVDLAGPRSAPFTAATLERLQGIIAEQTDLPVPAYIGRVIALPPAR, from the coding sequence ATGCCCACCCTCACCACCTATCAAACCACCATCATCCCCGACTGGGTCGACTACAACGGCCATCTGCGCGACGCCTTTTACCTACTGATTTTCAGCTACGCCACCGACGCCCTGATGGACCGCCTGGGTATGGACAGCAGCAGCCGCGAAGCCACCGGCCACTCGCTGTTCACCCTGGAACTGCACCTCAACTACCTGCACGAAGTAAAGCTCGATACCGAGGTCGAAGTGCACACACAGATCATCGGCCACGACAGCAAACGCCTGCACCTCTACCACAGCCTGCACCGCGTCGGTGACCCCCAGGAACTCGCCGGCAACGAACAAATGCTGCTGCATGTCGACCTCGCCGGGCCGCGCTCCGCACCTTTCACTGCAGCGACTCTTGAACGCCTGCAAGGGATCATCGCCGAGCAGACCGACCTGCCCGTTCCCGCTTATATCGGCCGGGTCATTGCCCTGCCACCTGCCCGATAA
- a CDS encoding 3-keto-5-aminohexanoate cleavage protein — protein MNHDVIITCALTGAGDTTAKSPHVPVTPKQIAAAAVEAAKAGATVVHCHVRNPQTGKFSRDVALYREVMERIREADVDIIVNLTAGMGGDLEIGAGENPMEFGPNTDLVGPLTRLAHVEELLPEICTLDCGTLNFGDGDTIYVSTPAQLRAGAKRIQELGVKAELEIFDTGHLWFAKQMIKEGLLDDPLFQLCLGIPWGAPADTTTMKAMVDNLPANAVWAGFGIGRMQMPMAAQAVLLGGNVRVGLEDNIWLDKGVLATNGQLVERASEILSRLGARVLTPAEGRKKMGLKQRG, from the coding sequence ATGAACCACGACGTCATCATCACCTGCGCACTCACCGGTGCTGGCGACACGACCGCCAAGAGCCCCCACGTGCCGGTCACTCCGAAACAGATTGCGGCGGCTGCGGTGGAAGCGGCCAAGGCCGGCGCCACGGTGGTCCACTGCCACGTGCGCAACCCGCAAACCGGCAAGTTCAGCCGCGACGTGGCGCTGTACCGGGAAGTGATGGAGCGCATCCGTGAAGCGGACGTCGACATCATCGTCAACCTCACCGCCGGCATGGGCGGCGACCTGGAAATCGGCGCCGGCGAGAACCCTATGGAATTCGGCCCCAACACCGACCTGGTCGGGCCACTGACCCGCCTGGCCCATGTCGAGGAACTGCTGCCAGAAATCTGCACCCTGGACTGCGGCACCCTGAATTTTGGCGACGGTGACACCATCTACGTATCGACCCCGGCCCAACTGCGCGCGGGGGCCAAGCGCATCCAGGAACTGGGGGTGAAAGCCGAGCTGGAAATCTTCGACACCGGCCACCTGTGGTTCGCCAAACAGATGATCAAGGAAGGCCTGCTCGACGACCCGCTGTTCCAGCTGTGCCTGGGTATTCCGTGGGGGGCGCCGGCCGACACCACCACCATGAAGGCGATGGTCGACAACTTGCCAGCCAACGCGGTGTGGGCCGGCTTCGGCATCGGCCGCATGCAGATGCCGATGGCCGCGCAAGCAGTGCTGCTGGGCGGCAACGTACGGGTCGGGCTGGAAGACAACATCTGGCTGGACAAGGGCGTGCTGGCGACCAACGGCCAACTGGTCGAGCGCGCCAGCGAAATCCTCAGCCGCCTCGGCGCCCGCGTCCTGACCCCGGCCGAAGGGCGCAAGAAGATGGGGCTGAAACAGCGCGGTTAA
- a CDS encoding lysozyme inhibitor LprI family protein has protein sequence MKSIFFALALIATGVQAAEEADNTPCDAVENDIQTLECATYNKTTAEQLLKENFQGLLERVQSQAGNKAQAADVTAKLQAAEQLWIKSRDADCAIAPFPSAPGSKAYTIDQNDCLANKNDERSEFLESIAQE, from the coding sequence ATGAAATCGATCTTCTTCGCATTGGCACTGATAGCGACCGGCGTACAGGCGGCTGAAGAGGCTGACAACACGCCGTGCGATGCGGTGGAAAACGACATCCAGACCCTGGAATGCGCGACGTACAACAAAACCACTGCCGAGCAACTGCTCAAGGAAAACTTTCAGGGTTTGCTGGAGCGCGTCCAAAGTCAGGCGGGCAACAAGGCACAGGCGGCGGACGTCACCGCCAAGCTGCAGGCCGCCGAGCAGTTGTGGATCAAGTCTCGCGATGCCGACTGCGCAATTGCGCCCTTCCCGTCCGCTCCGGGCAGCAAGGCCTACACCATCGACCAGAACGATTGCCTGGCGAACAAGAACGACGAACGGTCGGAGTTTCTCGAGTCGATTGCGCAGGAGTGA